The window GGCAGCCCGGTGACCAGCACGTCGCCGTCCCGGCCCGGCCAGGCCGCCAGCCGGTACTCGCCCAGGTCGGACAGGCGCACGGTGTGTCCGCCGCGGTCCACCGGGAGCGCGGCCAGTGCGCCGCGGTCGGCGCCGGTGAGGGTGACGCCGAAACCGGGACGGGACCCGGAGGGGACGACGGCGGCGTGCGTCACCGTGCCGCCGAGGAGGCGGGCGCCGAAGGTGCCGGCGGCCTGGCGGCGGGTGTCGCCGCGCTCGTCGCCGTCGTGGTCCGAGGGCTTGGCCGGCGTGGCGGTGCCGTGCTCCAGGCTCTCCGGGAAGCCCGGCCCGGTCTGCTGGAGCTGCTGGTCGATCCGGCCGGTGAGGAAGCCGTTCAGTTCGAGGACCGCGGCCACGCCGACGGCGGCGCAGGCGACGGCCAGCAGCACCACCAGGCCGAAGGTGAGCCGGGCCCGCAGGGTGCGCGGCCGGGGCAGCCGCCGTATCCGCGGTGTCGTTCCGCTCCGTGTCACGGTCACCGTGCCGCCGGCTTCAGGACGTACCCGGCCCCGCGCACCGTGTGGATCATGGGTGCGCGTCCGGCGTCCACCTTCTTGCGCAGATAGGAGATGTACAGCTCCACCACATGGGCCCGGCCGCCGAAGTCGTAGGACCACACACGGTCGAGGATCTGCGCCTTGCTCAGCACCCGGCGCGGGTTGTGCATGAGGAAGCGGAGCAGCTCGAACTCGGTCGGGGACAGTTCGATCAGCTCTCCGGCCCGGGTGACCTCGCGGGCGTCCTCGTCCATGGCCAGGTCGCCCACGGTCAGTCGCGGGCCGTCGGCCGGCTGCCGGGCCATGCCGGCGCGGCGCAGCAGTCCGCGCAGCCGGGCGACCACCTCCTCCAGGCTGAACGGCTTGGTCACGTAGTCGTCGCCGCCCGCGGTGATCCCCGCGATACGGTCCTCCACCGCGTCCCGCGCCGTGAGGAAGAGCACACAGACGTCCGGCTGCACGGTGTGCAGTTCGCGCAGCACGGCGAAACCGTCGGTGTCCGGGAGCATCACGTCGAGCACGACGGCGTCCGGCTGCGCCTCGCGGGCCGCGGCGACGGCCGAGGCCCCGTCGCCCGCGGCGCGCACCTCCCAGCCCTGGTAACGCAGGGCTCCGCACAGCACTTCGGCGAGGTCGGGGTCGTCGTCGACGACGAGGACGCGCACGGGGGTGCCGTCGAGGCGGGTGAGGGCGGGCAGGCCGGGAGGGCTCGGGCGGGAGGTGTCCATGGCCCCTCCAGCATCGCCGGTCACCGGCCCGTGCGGCGAGGGAGGGCCCCTCTGAGTTTCCTGTGAGTGGGGCCACACCGCCCGCGGCTCAGAGCTGTCTCAGAGGTTCGCCCCGCACAGTGGCGTCCTGGACCGGCGAAGGGACGGGAGAGCGGATGACCACGGTGTACGAGCGGCGGGCGGCACCGCCGGTGCCGGTGGCGCGCCGGCGCTCCCCCGCGGGCGCGGTGCTGGCGCTGCTGTGGGCGGGAGCCGCCGCGGTGCTCCTCCTGTGGTGGCAGGACACGGACTCCGTCGTGGGGACGGCGGGCCTGCTGACCGGCGCCGGACGGATCGCAGGCCTGCTGTGCGGGTACGCGTGCGCGGTGCTGGTGGGCCTGATGGCGCGGGTGCCGCTGCTGGAGCGCCGGATCGGCTCGGACCGGGTGGCGCGCTGGCATGCGATGGCCGGCCGCTACACGGTGTGCCTGTTGGTCGTGCACGTGGTGCTGATCCTCGCGGGGTACGCCGCGCAGGACGGCTCCTCCGTCCTGCGCGAGGCGGTCACGGTGGTGCTGGACTACCCGGAGATGCTGAAGGCTGGCGCCGGGACCGTGATCCTGTTCGCGGTCGGTGTCACCTCGGCGCGCGCGGTGCGCCGCCGGACCAGCCACGAGTTCTGGTACTACACGCACCTGCTCACCTACGCCGCCGTGTTCCTGGCCTTCGGCCACCAGGTGGCGCTGGGCTCCGAGTTCACCGGCCACGCCCTGGCCACGGCCTTCTGGTACGCGCTGTACCTGGGCGTCGCGGCCCTGGTGGTGTGGTTCCGGATCCTGGTCCCGGTGCGCCTCAACCTGCGCCACGGGATGCGCGTCGAGGCGGTGCACAAGGAGGCGCCGGGCGTGTACTCCGTCGTCGTGCGCGGCCACCGGCTGGACGAACTGGGCGCGCGGCCGGGCCAGTTCTTCCGCTGGCGGTTCCTCGCCGAGGGCATGGGCTGGACCTCGACGCCGTACTCCCTGTCGGCTCCGCCCCGTCCGGACCTGCTGCGCATCACGGTGAAGGCCCTCGGCGACCACAGCGCGGCCGTGCCGCTGCTGCGGCCGGGCACCCGGGTGTGGGCGGAGGGTCCCTACGGGGCGATGACCGCCGACCGGCGCACCTCGCACCGGTCCCTGCTGATCGCCGCCGGGGTCGGCATCACTCCGCTGCGCGCCCTGTTCGAGACGCTGCCCGGCGACGTCACCCTGCTGTACCGGGCGCGCACGGCCGAGGACCTGGCCCTGGGCGGCGAGTTGGAGGCGATAGCGCGGTGGCGCGGCGGCCGGGTGCTGTACGCGCTCAACGGCCCGCGCGGCGAACGCCCCCGCCTCACCCCGGAGTCGCTGCGCGCCGCCGTCTCCGGCCTGGCCGGCCACGACGTCTACATCTGCGGCCCGCACGCCTTCGCCCGGGACGTGTACGAGGTGCTGCGCGCCGCCGGGGTGCCGGACCGCCGTATCCACCACGAGTCGTTCGAACTGTGAGGCCCCGTTGCACGCGTTGAGGAAGAACCGTCCGCTGCGCCGCGTCGTGCTGGCGGGCGCCGCCACCGTCTCCGGGCTGGTGATGCTGCTGTCGCTCAAGCCGCACACGCCGCCGCGGATCGCCGCGGACCCCGCGCCGGCCCCGTCCGGCGGTTCGAGCTCGTCCGGCGCGGCCGGCGGTACGAGGACCGTCACCGGTGAGACGGTGCGGACCCGGTGGGGTCCGGTCCAGGT of the Streptomyces sp. NBC_01788 genome contains:
- a CDS encoding response regulator transcription factor — translated: MDTSRPSPPGLPALTRLDGTPVRVLVVDDDPDLAEVLCGALRYQGWEVRAAGDGASAVAAAREAQPDAVVLDVMLPDTDGFAVLRELHTVQPDVCVLFLTARDAVEDRIAGITAGGDDYVTKPFSLEEVVARLRGLLRRAGMARQPADGPRLTVGDLAMDEDAREVTRAGELIELSPTEFELLRFLMHNPRRVLSKAQILDRVWSYDFGGRAHVVELYISYLRKKVDAGRAPMIHTVRGAGYVLKPAAR
- a CDS encoding ferredoxin reductase family protein, which gives rise to MTTVYERRAAPPVPVARRRSPAGAVLALLWAGAAAVLLLWWQDTDSVVGTAGLLTGAGRIAGLLCGYACAVLVGLMARVPLLERRIGSDRVARWHAMAGRYTVCLLVVHVVLILAGYAAQDGSSVLREAVTVVLDYPEMLKAGAGTVILFAVGVTSARAVRRRTSHEFWYYTHLLTYAAVFLAFGHQVALGSEFTGHALATAFWYALYLGVAALVVWFRILVPVRLNLRHGMRVEAVHKEAPGVYSVVVRGHRLDELGARPGQFFRWRFLAEGMGWTSTPYSLSAPPRPDLLRITVKALGDHSAAVPLLRPGTRVWAEGPYGAMTADRRTSHRSLLIAAGVGITPLRALFETLPGDVTLLYRARTAEDLALGGELEAIARWRGGRVLYALNGPRGERPRLTPESLRAAVSGLAGHDVYICGPHAFARDVYEVLRAAGVPDRRIHHESFEL